Sequence from the Methanobacterium alkalithermotolerans genome:
GTCGCAGGATTTTAAAAAAATAATCCATAATATTGAACTTAAACAAAAAAATGATCCAAAATAAAATTTTTAAATGGAAAATAAAAAAAATGGGGCAATAATAAAAAATAAGGAGTTTGATGGGGTTTTATCATAAAAAATGATTTATCCTATATAACGAAGATCTTCTTCTCCTGGTTTCAGGGTCATGCGCTCCATCATTTCCTGTTCCATCTGTTGAGCTTTTGAAATCATTTTACGGGTTTCTTCTGCTCTTTCATCCAGTTTTTCTGTATCAACTTCTAATTTTAGAAGTTTTATCAGCACATTGAGCATAGCTTTGGCAGCTTCAGCATCAATGAAATAGCCTGGTGTTTCACCCATGAGGCAGGCGCCTTCCATACCGCGAAGAGTTCCCATGCCCAGTAGTAATCCTGAAGCTCCAATAATACCCCCATCAGCAGAACGCATAGTTACATCATGTTCTTTGAGTTTTTCTGCAAATTCCTTGTTGGTGGCGGCCCCGAAAACCTTTGTTTTTTCAACTGCTTGGCCAGTAGCCAGTCCGCCCAGGGTATAAATTTCTTTTACACCATGATTTTCTGCCAGATCCAGTATAAGACCACATATTTCATACTGGCCTTCTGGAGATAATCCCTGCGTATTACCTACCAGGAAAAGGTAGTCTCTCTCTTCTTCACCTGCAGATTTGAGATAGTAAAACTCATTTTTCATGGTTTCAATTATCCCTTCCTCATCTACCATTACTTGAGGAGGAAAAGAAGGGGAGTATATTTCAGCGAATTTGGTAGCTCCCAGTTCATCTATTATGTGATCTGCTGCCAGTTTTCCTACATGACCTATGCCGGGTAGGGCTTCTATGAAAATTGGTTGGTTCAGATCCACTTCTTCCAATATATTAATAATGGTTTTTTTCATGTTGATCCTTCCTTGGGCTTCCCAATAATTAAGAATGAATTTTATTCTTTTTTAA
This genomic interval carries:
- a CDS encoding proteasome assembly chaperone family protein, whose product is MKKTIINILEEVDLNQPIFIEALPGIGHVGKLAADHIIDELGATKFAEIYSPSFPPQVMVDEEGIIETMKNEFYYLKSAGEEERDYLFLVGNTQGLSPEGQYEICGLILDLAENHGVKEIYTLGGLATGQAVEKTKVFGAATNKEFAEKLKEHDVTMRSADGGIIGASGLLLGMGTLRGMEGACLMGETPGYFIDAEAAKAMLNVLIKLLKLEVDTEKLDERAEETRKMISKAQQMEQEMMERMTLKPGEEDLRYIG